From Salvelinus sp. IW2-2015 linkage group LG2, ASM291031v2, whole genome shotgun sequence, one genomic window encodes:
- the LOC111974282 gene encoding mannose-1-phosphate guanylyltransferase regulatory subunit alpha-A isoform X2 — MLKSVILIGGPQKGTRFRPLSFEVPKPLFPVAGVPMLQHHVEECAKVPNMKEILLIGFYQPNEELTRFMCSAQQEFKISIRYLQEYAALGTGGGIYHFRDQILSGGPEAFFIMNADVCSEFPLPEMLNFQKEHGEPSSFVILGTTANRKQSMNYGCIVENQQTNEVLHYVEKPSTFVSDIINCGIYLFTPEIFQHIGAVFQKNQQDMLLDEQTNGNGWHRAEAIRLEQDIFTALAGQGKLYVYKTPAIWSQIKSAGSAIYASRLYLNQYHKTHPERLATNKEGGPRISGNVYIHPTANIDPTAVLGPNVSIGTGVTIGAGVRVRESIILHGATLQDHSCVLNCIVGWDSTIGKWARVEGTPSDPNPNDPYAKIDSETLFRDGKLTPSITILGCNVTIPAEVIILNSIVLPYKDLNRSFKNQIIL; from the exons ATGCTGAAATCTGTGATTCTCATTGGAGGCCCACAGAAAG GTACACGGTTTCGACCATTGTCCTTTGAGGTCCCGAAACCCTTGTTTCCAGTGGCTGGTGTGCCCATGCTTCAGCATCACGTTGAAGAATGTGCCAAG GTGCCAAATATGAAGGAGATTTTGCTAATTGGCTTTTACCAGCCAAATGAAGAACTTACCAGATTCATGTGTAGCGCACAGCAGGAATTCAAAATATCAATCAG GTATTTGCAGGAGTATGCTGCTTTGGGCACTGGAGGTGGCATCTACCATTTCAGAGATCAGATTCTATCTGGTGGCCCTGAGGCATTCTTCATTATGAATGCTGACGTGTGCTCTGAGTTTCCTCTACCAGAGATGCTCAACTTCCAGAAGGAACACGGAGAGCCTAGCAGTTTCGTCATCCTGGGGACAACT GCAAACAGAAAGCAGTCCATGAACTATGGCTGTATTGTGGAAAACCAGCAAACGAATGAG GTTTTACATTATGTGGAGAAGCCTAGCACTTTTGTGAGTGACATCATCAACTGTGGAATCTACCTGTTTACCCCGGAGATCTTCCAACACATTGGGGCAGTCTTCCAGAAGAACCAGCAGGACATGCTGTT AGACGAGCAGACCAATGGCAACGGCTGGCATCGGGCTGAGGCCATTCGGTTAGAACAGGACATCTTCACAGCCCTGGCTGGGCAGGGCAAGCTCTATGTCTACAAAACACCTGCCATCTGGAGCCAAATCAAATCTGCAGG gtCTGCAATATACGCCAGTCGCTTGTACCTCAACCAGTACCATAAAACCCACCCTGAAAGACTGGCTACAAACAAGGAAGGAGGGCCTAGAATAAGTG GAAATGTTTACATTCACCCAACAGCCAATATTGACCCTACTGCGGTG TTGGGTCCCAACGTCTCCATAGGCACAGGTGTGACCATCGGGGCTGGGGTGCGAGTGAGGGAGTCCATCATTCTCCATGGGGCTACTCTACAG GATCACAGTTGTGTGTTGAACTGTATAGTGGGATGGGACAGCACTATCGGCAAGTGGGCCAGAGTTGAAGGAACTCCCAGTGACCCCAATCCAAATGACCCCTATGCCAAAATAGATAGTGAAACACTCTTCAGAGATGGAAAACTCACGCCATCAATCACCATTCTTG GTTGTAATGTAACTATCCCGGCCGAGGTAATCATTCTCAACTCAATTGTTCTGCCATACAAAGACCTCAACCGGAGCTTCAAAAACCAAATTATATTGTAG
- the LOC111974282 gene encoding mannose-1-phosphate guanylyltransferase regulatory subunit alpha-A isoform X1, with amino-acid sequence MLKSVILIGGPQKGTRFRPLSFEVPKPLFPVAGVPMLQHHVEECAKVPNMKEILLIGFYQPNEELTRFMCSAQQEFKISIRYLQEYAALGTGGGIYHFRDQILSGGPEAFFIMNADVCSEFPLPEMLNFQKEHGEPSSFVILGTTANRKQSMNYGCIVENQQTNEVLHYVEKPSTFVSDIINCGIYLFTPEIFQHIGAVFQKNQQDMLLYPYEGDEQTNGNGWHRAEAIRLEQDIFTALAGQGKLYVYKTPAIWSQIKSAGSAIYASRLYLNQYHKTHPERLATNKEGGPRISGNVYIHPTANIDPTAVLGPNVSIGTGVTIGAGVRVRESIILHGATLQDHSCVLNCIVGWDSTIGKWARVEGTPSDPNPNDPYAKIDSETLFRDGKLTPSITILGCNVTIPAEVIILNSIVLPYKDLNRSFKNQIIL; translated from the exons ATGCTGAAATCTGTGATTCTCATTGGAGGCCCACAGAAAG GTACACGGTTTCGACCATTGTCCTTTGAGGTCCCGAAACCCTTGTTTCCAGTGGCTGGTGTGCCCATGCTTCAGCATCACGTTGAAGAATGTGCCAAG GTGCCAAATATGAAGGAGATTTTGCTAATTGGCTTTTACCAGCCAAATGAAGAACTTACCAGATTCATGTGTAGCGCACAGCAGGAATTCAAAATATCAATCAG GTATTTGCAGGAGTATGCTGCTTTGGGCACTGGAGGTGGCATCTACCATTTCAGAGATCAGATTCTATCTGGTGGCCCTGAGGCATTCTTCATTATGAATGCTGACGTGTGCTCTGAGTTTCCTCTACCAGAGATGCTCAACTTCCAGAAGGAACACGGAGAGCCTAGCAGTTTCGTCATCCTGGGGACAACT GCAAACAGAAAGCAGTCCATGAACTATGGCTGTATTGTGGAAAACCAGCAAACGAATGAG GTTTTACATTATGTGGAGAAGCCTAGCACTTTTGTGAGTGACATCATCAACTGTGGAATCTACCTGTTTACCCCGGAGATCTTCCAACACATTGGGGCAGTCTTCCAGAAGAACCAGCAGGACATGCTGTT ATATCCATACGAGGG AGACGAGCAGACCAATGGCAACGGCTGGCATCGGGCTGAGGCCATTCGGTTAGAACAGGACATCTTCACAGCCCTGGCTGGGCAGGGCAAGCTCTATGTCTACAAAACACCTGCCATCTGGAGCCAAATCAAATCTGCAGG gtCTGCAATATACGCCAGTCGCTTGTACCTCAACCAGTACCATAAAACCCACCCTGAAAGACTGGCTACAAACAAGGAAGGAGGGCCTAGAATAAGTG GAAATGTTTACATTCACCCAACAGCCAATATTGACCCTACTGCGGTG TTGGGTCCCAACGTCTCCATAGGCACAGGTGTGACCATCGGGGCTGGGGTGCGAGTGAGGGAGTCCATCATTCTCCATGGGGCTACTCTACAG GATCACAGTTGTGTGTTGAACTGTATAGTGGGATGGGACAGCACTATCGGCAAGTGGGCCAGAGTTGAAGGAACTCCCAGTGACCCCAATCCAAATGACCCCTATGCCAAAATAGATAGTGAAACACTCTTCAGAGATGGAAAACTCACGCCATCAATCACCATTCTTG GTTGTAATGTAACTATCCCGGCCGAGGTAATCATTCTCAACTCAATTGTTCTGCCATACAAAGACCTCAACCGGAGCTTCAAAAACCAAATTATATTGTAG